The Streptomonospora litoralis genome window below encodes:
- a CDS encoding TOMM precursor leader peptide-binding protein: MTASTAADDGNGEPLGFKAGLRAEVLSGERVYLFSERGVTTLRGPHMGALAPLLDGTRDLHALKRDAPADLAPGTVESMIGRLRDAGLVGARSAVPGPDPGLEDIYWEAAGLEPHTAAAGLASDRVQPVAVGGTDARAAARTLAATGVHTAEILAHTAADMPALDADATLSVVLCDDYLNAALEDVDAAHRSAGRPWLLARPAGTRLWIGPVFTPGQGGACWHCLAHRLRMHRQDELSAWRDLGGRHPVAPPTAALPALTAAALNLVSLEAAKWVAGYRDAHQRSVWTMDSVTLRGEEHELRARPQCRNCGDPALMRAQARRPVTLRVRPAADDTGYRSRPAQDVLDDFGHLVSPVTGLVKGLRRVPGTPTGSFAYHSGPNAAADEREAGGLRSAARAENGGKGTTDLHARVSALCEALERHSGSWHGDEQVVRGSYAKLADRAVHPDACMLYDSRQYRDRHRWNAEHGAFQYVCDPFDDHRPLNWTPVWSLTGERFRLLPTAMLYFGAPGEPEWTPVQADSNGCAAGTSLEDAVLQAALELVERDAVALWWYNRTRQPAVDLDAFADPWVERMRASFAALGRQLWVLDVTSDLDVPAMAAVHRRIEGGPERVMFGFGAHPDAYVALRRAVAEACQLLPHCQDPAAWEDPDAAAWLDGPGTRGAPHLLPAAHLRMTVPPDRGVQPCDDLAAQVRRLRDRFAERGMEMLVLDQTRPDIGLPVAKVVAPGMRGFWSRFAPGRMFDVPVKLGRLSKPTPYGKLNPDLIFL, translated from the coding sequence ATGACCGCTTCGACAGCCGCGGACGACGGCAACGGGGAGCCCTTGGGCTTCAAGGCCGGACTACGTGCCGAGGTTCTCTCGGGAGAGAGGGTTTACCTGTTCTCCGAGAGAGGCGTCACGACGCTTCGCGGACCGCACATGGGGGCTCTCGCCCCACTCCTCGACGGCACCCGCGACCTGCACGCCCTCAAGCGCGACGCGCCCGCTGACCTGGCCCCCGGGACGGTGGAGTCCATGATCGGCCGACTCCGCGACGCGGGCCTCGTCGGCGCGCGGTCCGCTGTCCCCGGCCCCGACCCCGGCCTCGAAGACATCTACTGGGAGGCCGCTGGTCTGGAGCCGCACACCGCCGCCGCGGGACTGGCCTCCGACCGTGTGCAGCCGGTAGCGGTAGGTGGAACCGACGCCCGCGCCGCCGCCCGCACCCTGGCGGCCACCGGCGTGCACACCGCGGAGATCCTCGCGCACACCGCCGCCGATATGCCCGCTCTGGACGCCGACGCCACGCTTAGCGTGGTGCTCTGCGACGACTACCTGAACGCAGCACTGGAGGACGTGGATGCGGCGCATCGGTCCGCCGGCCGCCCATGGCTGCTTGCCCGCCCTGCGGGGACCCGGCTGTGGATCGGCCCCGTCTTCACCCCTGGCCAGGGCGGCGCGTGCTGGCACTGCCTGGCCCACCGGCTGCGGATGCACCGCCAGGACGAACTGAGCGCCTGGCGCGACCTGGGTGGGAGGCACCCGGTAGCACCGCCGACCGCCGCGCTGCCCGCGCTGACTGCGGCCGCACTCAATCTGGTCTCCCTGGAAGCGGCCAAATGGGTGGCCGGCTACCGGGACGCCCATCAGCGGTCGGTATGGACCATGGACAGCGTCACCCTGCGCGGAGAGGAGCACGAGCTGCGCGCCCGCCCGCAGTGCCGAAACTGCGGCGACCCTGCTTTGATGCGCGCACAGGCTCGGCGACCGGTAACGCTGCGCGTCCGCCCCGCCGCCGACGACACCGGCTACCGCTCTCGCCCGGCCCAGGACGTGCTGGACGACTTCGGTCATCTGGTGAGCCCAGTCACCGGGCTGGTCAAAGGGCTGCGCCGGGTACCGGGCACGCCGACCGGGTCGTTCGCCTACCACAGCGGCCCCAACGCCGCCGCCGACGAGAGGGAGGCGGGCGGACTGCGCTCCGCGGCCCGCGCGGAGAACGGCGGCAAGGGCACCACCGACCTGCACGCGCGGGTCAGCGCGCTGTGCGAGGCGCTGGAGCGGCACAGCGGATCTTGGCACGGCGACGAGCAGGTCGTCCGCGGAAGCTACGCGAAGCTGGCCGACAGGGCCGTACATCCCGACGCGTGCATGCTCTACGATTCGCGCCAATACCGCGACCGGCACCGCTGGAACGCCGAGCACGGGGCGTTCCAGTACGTGTGTGATCCGTTCGACGATCACCGCCCCTTGAATTGGACCCCGGTGTGGTCGCTGACGGGGGAACGCTTCCGGCTGTTGCCCACTGCGATGCTGTACTTCGGCGCACCCGGCGAGCCCGAATGGACGCCGGTACAGGCCGACTCCAACGGCTGCGCCGCCGGGACCAGCCTGGAGGATGCCGTCCTGCAGGCGGCGCTGGAGTTGGTGGAGCGGGACGCGGTCGCGCTGTGGTGGTATAACCGCACCCGCCAGCCCGCGGTGGATCTGGATGCCTTCGCCGACCCGTGGGTGGAGCGGATGCGGGCGTCCTTCGCCGCGCTGGGGCGCCAACTGTGGGTCCTGGACGTCACCTCTGACCTGGATGTGCCAGCGATGGCGGCGGTGCACCGGCGTATCGAGGGCGGCCCCGAGCGGGTGATGTTCGGTTTCGGCGCGCACCCGGACGCTTATGTGGCGTTGCGCCGCGCGGTGGCTGAGGCCTGCCAGCTGCTGCCGCACTGCCAAGATCCGGCCGCCTGGGAGGACCCTGACGCCGCCGCCTGGCTGGACGGACCAGGCACCCGGGGCGCGCCACACCTGCTGCCTGCCGCGCACCTGCGGATGACGGTTCCGCCAGACCGCGGCGTGCAGCCCTGCGACGACCTCGCTGCCCAGGTACGGCGGCTGCGGGACCGCTTCGCCGAGCGAGGCATGGAGATGCTCGTTCTCGACCAGACTCGGCCGGACATCGGCCTCCCGGTGGCCAAGGTCGTGGCCCCGGGGATGCGCGGCTTTTGGTCCCGCTTCGCCCCTGGCCGAATGTTCGACGTGCCCGTGAAACTCGGTCGTCTATCGAAACCTACCCCGTACGGGAAGCTCAACCCGGACCTGATCTTTCTCTGA